The following are encoded together in the Bradyrhizobium genosp. L genome:
- a CDS encoding sensor histidine kinase, protein MTAFGKLIRTTAFRLTLVYLFLFALFAASLLAYFAWNTRRLITEQITTTVNAEIGEIAAIYDRRGLTGVSRTISYRALRPGANLYLVTTPAGTAFAGNVESLAPGVMGMQGWSETAYRRFDDQDKTDHRALVRVTELPNGFRLLVGRDLEERRRLFGIVAKAAQWSILVVVVLGIGGGIFVARRVLHRIDAMTGTTKRIMAGDLSGRLPVGRSGDELDRLAENLNAMLERIEALMMGLKEVSDNIAHDLKTPLTRLRNRAEEALARSGSEADYRAALERTIEESDGLIRTFNALLMIARAESGQARGNMDDFDGADVANGIHELYEPLAEDDGMTLQVKTAPAPVHGNRELISQALANLVENAIKYGKPDAAVPPLDADAREILIEARHEGDQIMLSVSDHGPGIPEGDRKHAVERFVRLEASRTLPGSGLGLSLASAVATLHGGELRLGDARPGLVATLVLPARAGGSDRLAAQTQDVPQKAA, encoded by the coding sequence GTGACCGCCTTCGGCAAACTGATCCGCACCACCGCGTTCCGGCTGACGCTGGTGTATCTGTTCCTGTTTGCGCTGTTTGCCGCCTCGCTGCTGGCCTATTTCGCCTGGAATACGCGCCGGCTGATCACCGAGCAGATCACCACGACCGTCAATGCCGAGATCGGCGAGATCGCTGCCATCTATGATCGCCGCGGCTTGACCGGCGTCTCGCGCACGATCAGTTACCGCGCGCTGCGGCCCGGCGCCAACCTCTATCTGGTCACGACCCCGGCAGGGACGGCGTTCGCCGGCAATGTCGAGTCGCTGGCGCCGGGCGTGATGGGCATGCAGGGCTGGTCGGAGACCGCCTACCGGCGGTTCGACGACCAGGACAAGACCGACCATCGTGCGCTGGTGCGCGTCACCGAGCTGCCGAACGGCTTTCGCCTGCTGGTCGGGCGCGATCTCGAGGAACGGCGGCGGCTGTTCGGGATCGTCGCCAAGGCTGCGCAATGGTCGATCCTCGTCGTCGTCGTGCTCGGCATCGGCGGCGGCATCTTCGTCGCGCGCCGCGTGCTGCACCGGATCGACGCCATGACCGGCACCACCAAGCGCATCATGGCGGGCGATCTGTCCGGCCGGCTGCCGGTCGGCCGCAGCGGCGACGAGCTCGACCGCCTGGCGGAGAACCTCAACGCCATGCTGGAGCGCATCGAGGCGCTGATGATGGGGCTGAAGGAGGTCTCGGACAACATCGCCCACGACCTCAAGACGCCGCTGACGCGTCTGCGCAACCGCGCCGAGGAGGCACTGGCGCGGTCCGGCAGCGAGGCCGACTATCGGGCGGCGCTGGAGCGCACGATCGAGGAGTCCGACGGCCTGATCCGCACCTTCAATGCGCTGTTGATGATCGCGCGTGCCGAGTCCGGCCAGGCACGCGGCAACATGGATGATTTCGACGGCGCCGACGTCGCCAACGGCATCCACGAATTGTACGAGCCGCTGGCCGAGGACGACGGCATGACCCTGCAGGTCAAGACCGCGCCGGCGCCGGTCCACGGCAACCGTGAATTGATCAGCCAGGCGCTCGCCAATCTGGTCGAGAACGCCATCAAATACGGCAAGCCCGATGCGGCGGTGCCGCCGCTCGACGCCGATGCGCGAGAGATCCTGATCGAGGCGCGGCACGAGGGCGACCAGATCATGCTCAGCGTCAGCGACCACGGTCCGGGCATCCCCGAGGGCGATCGCAAGCACGCGGTGGAGCGATTCGTGCGGCTCGAGGCGAGCCGCACCTTGCCCGGTTCCGGCCTCGGCCTCAGCCTGGCCTCGGCGGTGGCAACGCTGCATGGCGGCGAGCTGCGGCTCGGCGATGCGCGCCCGGGCCTGGTCGCCACCCTGGTGCTGCCGGCGCGGGCGGGCGGCAGTGACAGGCTTGCGGCTCAAACGCAGGATGTGCCACAGAAGGCGGCATGA
- a CDS encoding bifunctional [glutamine synthetase] adenylyltransferase/[glutamine synthetase]-adenylyl-L-tyrosine phosphorylase, with product MNAAAPGNADRHRLAARFVAGPCVAAPQSADQRLTDWFAELEPAQSAALTALLEHPFARDILRGIAEFSPYLFELARADAARLVRILSCDPESHLTALIETTSREVFAAGSEADVMQLLRRMKAEAALVIALCDIGGVWPVMKVTAALTDIAVSSVQSALRYLFRLEVARGRMTAVDPEHPEIGSGLIVLAMGKMGAGELNYSSDIDLIVFFDRTATSLAEDIEPQPFFVRVTQAMARMLQQRSGEGYVFRVDLRLRPDPASTQVAISTDAALHYYEREGRTWERAAMIKARPCAGDAMAGDALVAELAPFVWRKHLDFAALADVHDMKRQMQTYRGQSEISVEGHNVKVGRGGIREIEFFAQTQQLIAGGRHPELRVRPTLQALDVLADSNWITHEARDELTTAYEFLRRVEHRLQMIADEQTHALPEQSDAVERFAHFFGYENREAFARDLLGQLKIVQGHYGKLFEGDDPTGTARSPEINYGAGPEDGRLIEHLAHLGFKKPVAVAGTVQQWIEGDYRALRVEATRAAFIEFIPGLIDGLAHAEEPDDAVVAFDRFLGALQRGGRLISLLSQNRDFVALVALILGAAPRLGDMLARQPQIMDGLIDPRFFGAMPDRKELSERLAATLQDASSYEDFLDRLRLFGQESLFLIGTRILSGTVSAQHASTAFADVAEGIVHTVHGLVTDQFAAQYGRIKRQETAIIAMGRLGSREMTASSDLDLILLYDYDSEAPDSDGERSLHGAQYFARFTQRLISAFTTRTNYGVLYEVDMRLRPSGRAGPVASRLDAFADYQEREAWTWEHMALTRARVISAAPEFREKIEAIIRGVLTRPRDAASTAADVADMRRAIALEKGEGDIWDLKLAAGGLVDIDFIAQYLQLAHAAVKPEILSVSTLQVLDNAAKLGLLGQSEAEILRQAARLYHDLTQILRLCVTGKFNPETAGEDLRRVMARAGDTPDFSSLEARLRETQGEVRRVFSAIVSGG from the coding sequence ATGAATGCCGCCGCGCCGGGAAACGCGGATCGACATCGTCTGGCCGCGCGGTTCGTGGCCGGACCATGTGTCGCCGCGCCGCAATCTGCCGATCAGCGCCTGACCGACTGGTTCGCCGAACTCGAGCCGGCGCAATCGGCCGCGCTCACAGCATTGCTGGAGCATCCGTTCGCGCGCGATATCTTGCGCGGCATCGCCGAATTCTCGCCCTATCTGTTCGAGCTGGCGCGCGCCGATGCCGCGCGGCTGGTCCGGATCCTGTCATGCGACCCGGAGTCGCACCTCACGGCCCTGATCGAGACCACCTCGCGCGAGGTGTTCGCCGCCGGCAGCGAGGCCGACGTCATGCAGCTGCTCCGCCGCATGAAGGCGGAGGCCGCGCTTGTCATCGCGCTGTGTGATATCGGCGGCGTCTGGCCGGTCATGAAGGTGACCGCGGCGCTGACCGATATCGCGGTATCGTCGGTGCAGTCGGCGCTGCGCTATTTGTTCCGCCTGGAAGTCGCGCGCGGCCGCATGACGGCCGTCGATCCCGAGCATCCCGAGATCGGCTCGGGCCTGATCGTGCTCGCGATGGGCAAGATGGGCGCCGGCGAGCTGAACTATTCCAGTGACATCGACCTGATCGTTTTCTTCGACCGCACGGCGACCTCGCTGGCCGAGGATATCGAGCCGCAGCCGTTCTTCGTCCGCGTCACCCAGGCGATGGCGCGGATGCTGCAGCAGCGCTCGGGGGAGGGCTATGTCTTCCGCGTCGACCTGCGGCTGCGCCCGGATCCGGCCTCGACCCAGGTCGCGATCTCCACCGACGCCGCGCTGCATTATTACGAGCGGGAAGGGCGCACCTGGGAGCGCGCCGCGATGATCAAGGCGCGGCCCTGCGCCGGCGACGCCATGGCGGGCGACGCGCTCGTCGCCGAGCTCGCGCCGTTCGTCTGGCGCAAGCATCTGGATTTTGCCGCGCTCGCCGACGTTCACGACATGAAGCGGCAGATGCAGACCTATCGCGGCCAGAGCGAAATCTCGGTCGAGGGCCACAACGTCAAGGTCGGTCGCGGCGGCATTCGCGAGATCGAGTTCTTCGCCCAGACCCAGCAGCTGATCGCGGGCGGCCGGCATCCCGAGCTGCGCGTGCGCCCGACGCTGCAGGCACTCGACGTGCTCGCTGATAGCAACTGGATCACCCACGAGGCGCGCGACGAGCTGACGACGGCCTATGAGTTCCTGCGCAGGGTCGAGCACCGGCTGCAGATGATCGCCGACGAGCAGACCCATGCGCTGCCCGAGCAGTCGGACGCGGTCGAACGCTTCGCGCATTTCTTCGGCTACGAGAATCGCGAGGCTTTTGCCAGGGACCTGCTCGGCCAGCTCAAGATCGTGCAAGGCCATTACGGCAAGCTGTTCGAGGGCGACGATCCGACCGGCACCGCAAGGTCTCCGGAGATCAATTATGGGGCCGGGCCCGAGGATGGGCGCCTGATCGAGCATCTCGCCCATCTCGGCTTCAAGAAGCCGGTCGCCGTTGCCGGCACCGTGCAGCAATGGATCGAGGGTGACTATCGCGCGCTGCGCGTCGAGGCGACGCGCGCGGCGTTCATCGAATTCATCCCCGGCCTGATCGACGGGCTCGCGCATGCCGAGGAGCCCGACGATGCGGTGGTGGCGTTCGACCGCTTTCTCGGCGCGCTGCAGCGCGGCGGCCGGCTGATCTCGCTGCTCAGCCAGAATCGCGACTTCGTCGCGCTGGTGGCGCTGATCCTGGGTGCCGCGCCGCGGCTCGGCGACATGCTGGCACGCCAGCCGCAGATCATGGACGGCCTGATCGATCCGCGCTTCTTCGGCGCGATGCCGGACAGGAAGGAGCTGTCCGAGCGGCTCGCCGCCACGCTGCAGGATGCCTCGTCCTATGAGGACTTTCTCGATCGTCTGCGGCTGTTCGGCCAGGAAAGCCTGTTCCTGATCGGCACGCGGATTCTGTCCGGCACGGTGTCGGCGCAGCATGCCTCTACGGCCTTTGCCGACGTCGCGGAGGGCATCGTGCACACCGTGCATGGCCTCGTCACCGACCAGTTCGCCGCGCAATATGGCCGCATCAAGCGGCAAGAGACCGCGATCATCGCGATGGGCCGGCTCGGCAGCCGCGAGATGACGGCGTCCTCCGATCTCGACCTGATCCTGCTCTATGACTATGACAGCGAGGCGCCGGATTCCGACGGCGAACGTTCGCTGCATGGCGCGCAATATTTTGCCCGCTTCACCCAACGCCTGATCAGCGCATTCACGACGCGCACCAATTACGGCGTGCTCTACGAGGTCGACATGCGGCTGCGCCCGTCCGGGCGCGCCGGCCCGGTGGCCTCGCGGCTCGATGCGTTCGCCGATTACCAGGAGCGCGAGGCCTGGACTTGGGAGCACATGGCGCTGACGCGGGCGCGGGTGATCTCGGCCGCGCCGGAGTTCCGCGAGAAGATCGAGGCGATCATCCGGGGCGTGCTGACGCGGCCGCGCGATGCGGCGTCGACCGCGGCCGACGTCGCCGATATGCGGCGCGCGATCGCGCTTGAAAAGGGCGAGGGCGATATCTGGGACCTCAAGCTCGCCGCCGGCGGGCTCGTCGACATCGATTTCATCGCGCAGTATCTGCAGCTGGCGCATGCTGCGGTGAAGCCGGAAATCCTCAGCGTCTCGACGCTGCAGGTGCTCGACAATGCCGCCAAGCTCGGCCTGCTCGGCCAGTCCGAGGCCGAGATCCTGCGCCAGGCGGCGCGGCTGTATCACGATCTGACCCAGATCCTGCGGCTCTGCGTCACCGGCAAGTTCAACCCGGAGACGGCCGGCGAGGACCTGCGGCGGGTGATGGCCCGCGCCGGCGACACCCCGGATTTTTCCTCGCTGGAAGCCCGCCTGCGCGAGACGCAAGGCGAAGTGCGCCGCGTGTTCAGTGCGATCGTGAGCGGTGGTTGA
- a CDS encoding formate dehydrogenase subunit delta: protein MSSSPDKLVYMANQIGKFFQSQGHDRAVQGISEHIWKFWDPRMRKQIFSHLDAGGAGLDPDVLDALQKLKLQA from the coding sequence ATGTCGTCGTCGCCTGACAAACTGGTCTATATGGCAAACCAGATCGGAAAGTTCTTCCAGAGCCAGGGCCACGATCGCGCCGTGCAGGGCATCTCCGAGCACATCTGGAAGTTCTGGGATCCGCGGATGCGCAAGCAGATCTTCTCCCATCTCGACGCCGGCGGCGCCGGCCTCGACCCCGACGTGCTCGACGCCTTGCAGAAGCTGAAGCTGCAGGCGTAA
- the fdhD gene encoding formate dehydrogenase accessory sulfurtransferase FdhD: protein MREPVQQARRKVWRDGAFSGGTRLIPEETALALTYNGGTYAVMMGTPEDLDDFATGFSLSEGIVRSPDEIETLDIVELDDGIELRMWLKSEQAGRISERRRHIAGPTGCGLCGIDSIAEAVRPAATVSAGRAFSPREIMTAVAAVAPLQEINHQTRAVHAAAFWTPARGIVALREDVGRHNALDKLAGALARDRVAAHEGMVLLTSRVSVEMVQKTAAIGAPLIAAVSAPTALAVRMADAAGITLAAIARSDGFEIFTHPERVTGAVAGKESPYVVVA from the coding sequence ATGCGCGAGCCCGTCCAACAGGCGAGGCGAAAGGTCTGGCGCGACGGCGCCTTCAGCGGCGGCACGCGTCTCATACCCGAAGAGACGGCGCTGGCGCTGACCTACAATGGCGGCACCTATGCCGTGATGATGGGCACGCCGGAGGACCTCGACGATTTCGCCACAGGCTTCAGCCTGAGCGAAGGCATCGTGCGATCGCCTGACGAGATCGAGACGCTCGATATCGTCGAGCTCGACGACGGCATCGAGCTGCGGATGTGGCTGAAGTCCGAGCAGGCCGGGCGGATCTCCGAACGGCGGCGGCACATTGCCGGCCCGACCGGCTGCGGCCTCTGCGGCATCGATTCGATCGCCGAGGCGGTTCGGCCGGCCGCGACCGTGTCCGCCGGCCGCGCCTTCTCGCCGCGCGAGATCATGACGGCGGTGGCCGCGGTCGCGCCGCTGCAGGAGATCAATCACCAGACCCGCGCGGTGCATGCCGCCGCGTTCTGGACGCCGGCACGCGGCATCGTCGCACTGCGCGAGGATGTCGGCCGCCATAACGCCCTCGACAAGCTCGCCGGCGCACTCGCGCGCGACAGGGTCGCGGCGCATGAGGGCATGGTGCTGCTGACCAGCCGCGTCTCGGTCGAGATGGTGCAGAAGACCGCCGCGATCGGCGCGCCGCTGATTGCCGCCGTCTCGGCCCCGACCGCGCTCGCGGTCAGGATGGCCGATGCCGCCGGCATCACGCTGGCCGCGATCGCCCGCTCGGACGGATTTGAGATATTCACGCATCCGGAACGCGTCACGGGCGCGGTCGCCGGCAAGGAGTCCCCGTATGTCGTCGTCGCCTGA
- the fdhF gene encoding formate dehydrogenase subunit alpha, whose translation MSLIQETDFGTPKSKSETMVTLTIDGNRITVPEGTSIMRAAMEAGTQIPKLCATDMVDAFGSCRLCLVEIEGRAGTPASCTTPAMNGLVVHTQSERLKKLRKGVMELYISDHPLDCLTCAANGDCELQDMAGAVGLRDVRYGYEGENHVFAKSHGCDNDAWMPKDESNPYFTYDPSKCIVCSRCVRACEEVQGTFALTISGRGFDSRVSPGMSESFLGSECVSCGACVQACPTATLTEKSVIEIGQPEHSVVTTCAYCGVGCSFKAEMRGEEVVRMVPWKDGKANRGHSCVKGRFAWGYTTHKERILKPMIRERIEDPWQEVSWDEALNFAAAKFKGIQQKYGRDAVGGITSSRCTNEETYLVQKLIRAGFGNNNVDTCARVCHSPTGYGLSSTFGTSAGTQDFDSVEDTDVAVIIGANPASAHPVFASRLKKRLRQGAKLIVIDPRRTEMVESPHVKALHLPLLPGTNVAVLTALAHVIVTEGLVDEAFVRERCDWSEFQDWAAFVADPKNSPEATAIMTGVDPQVLREAARTYATGGNGAIYYGLGVTEHSQGSTTVIAIANLAMATGNIGRPGVGVNPLRGQNNVQGSCDMGSFPHEFTGYRHVGTDAVREQFEAMWNVKLNKEPGLRIPNMFDAAIEGTFMGLYVQGEDILQSDPNTKHVVAALSAMECVIVHDLFLNETANYAHVFLPGSTFLEKDGTFTNAERRIQLVRKVMTPRNGYADWEVTIMLGKAMGFEMKYNHPSEIMDEIAALTPTFAGVSFAKLEELGSVQWPCNEKAPEGTPVMHIGGFVRGKGKFIVTEYIATDERTGPRYPLLLTTGRILSQYNVGAQTRRTENVVWHAEDRLEIHPHDAEQRGVRDGDWVRLASRAGETTLRALITDRVAPGVVYTTFHHPDTQANVITTEFSDWATNCPEYKVTAVQISPSNGPSDWQKAYDEQARNSRRIAPVVEAAE comes from the coding sequence ATGTCGCTGATCCAGGAAACCGATTTCGGCACGCCCAAATCCAAATCCGAGACGATGGTCACGCTGACCATCGACGGCAACCGGATCACGGTGCCCGAGGGCACCTCGATCATGCGCGCGGCGATGGAAGCCGGCACCCAGATCCCGAAGCTGTGCGCCACCGACATGGTCGACGCGTTCGGCTCGTGCCGGCTCTGCCTGGTCGAGATCGAGGGCCGCGCCGGCACGCCGGCGTCCTGCACCACGCCCGCCATGAACGGCCTCGTGGTGCACACCCAGAGCGAGCGGCTGAAGAAGCTGCGCAAGGGCGTGATGGAGCTCTACATCTCCGACCATCCGCTGGACTGCCTGACCTGTGCCGCCAACGGCGACTGCGAATTGCAGGACATGGCCGGTGCAGTCGGCCTGCGCGACGTGCGCTACGGCTATGAGGGCGAGAACCATGTGTTCGCTAAATCCCATGGCTGCGACAACGACGCCTGGATGCCGAAGGACGAGTCCAACCCCTACTTCACCTACGATCCCTCCAAGTGCATCGTCTGCTCGCGCTGCGTCCGCGCCTGCGAGGAGGTGCAAGGCACCTTCGCGCTGACGATCTCCGGCCGGGGCTTCGACAGCCGCGTCTCGCCCGGCATGAGCGAGAGCTTCCTCGGCTCCGAATGCGTGTCCTGCGGTGCCTGCGTGCAGGCCTGCCCGACCGCGACGCTGACCGAAAAATCCGTGATCGAGATCGGCCAGCCCGAGCACTCGGTGGTCACCACCTGCGCCTATTGCGGCGTCGGCTGCTCCTTCAAGGCCGAGATGCGCGGCGAGGAGGTGGTGCGCATGGTGCCCTGGAAGGACGGCAAGGCCAATCGCGGCCATTCCTGCGTCAAGGGCCGCTTTGCCTGGGGCTACACCACCCACAAGGAGCGCATCCTGAAACCGATGATCCGCGAGCGGATCGAGGATCCCTGGCAGGAGGTGTCGTGGGACGAGGCGCTCAACTTCGCCGCGGCGAAGTTCAAGGGCATTCAGCAGAAGTACGGCCGCGATGCCGTCGGCGGCATCACCTCGTCGCGCTGCACCAATGAAGAGACCTACCTGGTGCAGAAGCTGATCCGCGCCGGCTTCGGCAACAACAACGTCGACACCTGCGCCCGGGTCTGCCATTCGCCGACCGGTTACGGCTTGTCCTCGACCTTCGGCACCTCGGCCGGCACGCAGGATTTCGATTCGGTGGAGGACACCGACGTCGCCGTGATCATCGGCGCCAACCCGGCTTCGGCGCATCCGGTGTTCGCCTCGCGCCTGAAGAAGCGGCTGCGCCAGGGCGCCAAGCTGATCGTGATCGATCCGCGCCGCACCGAGATGGTGGAATCGCCGCACGTCAAGGCACTGCATCTGCCGCTGCTGCCCGGCACCAACGTCGCCGTGCTCACCGCGCTGGCGCATGTCATCGTCACCGAAGGCCTCGTCGACGAAGCTTTCGTGCGCGAGCGTTGCGACTGGAGCGAGTTCCAGGATTGGGCGGCGTTCGTCGCCGATCCCAAGAACAGCCCGGAAGCCACCGCGATCATGACCGGCGTCGATCCGCAAGTGCTGCGCGAGGCGGCGCGGACCTACGCCACCGGCGGCAATGGCGCGATCTATTACGGGCTCGGCGTCACCGAGCACAGCCAGGGCTCAACCACGGTGATCGCGATCGCCAACCTGGCGATGGCGACCGGCAATATCGGCCGTCCGGGCGTCGGCGTGAACCCGCTGCGCGGCCAGAACAACGTACAGGGCTCCTGCGACATGGGCTCGTTCCCGCACGAGTTCACCGGCTATCGCCATGTCGGCACCGACGCCGTGCGCGAGCAGTTCGAGGCGATGTGGAACGTCAAGCTCAACAAGGAGCCGGGCCTGCGCATCCCCAACATGTTCGACGCCGCGATCGAGGGCACCTTCATGGGCCTCTACGTGCAGGGCGAGGACATCCTGCAGTCGGATCCGAACACCAAGCATGTGGTCGCAGCATTGTCGGCGATGGAATGCGTCATCGTGCACGATCTCTTCCTGAACGAGACCGCGAACTACGCGCACGTGTTCCTGCCCGGCTCGACCTTCCTGGAGAAGGACGGCACCTTCACCAATGCCGAGCGCCGCATCCAGCTGGTCCGCAAGGTGATGACGCCGCGCAACGGCTATGCCGACTGGGAAGTGACCATCATGCTCGGCAAGGCGATGGGCTTTGAGATGAAGTACAACCATCCGTCCGAGATCATGGATGAGATCGCGGCGCTGACGCCGACCTTCGCCGGGGTGTCCTTTGCCAAGCTCGAGGAACTCGGCTCGGTGCAGTGGCCCTGCAACGAGAAGGCGCCGGAAGGCACGCCGGTGATGCATATCGGCGGCTTCGTGCGCGGCAAGGGCAAGTTCATCGTCACCGAATATATCGCGACCGACGAGCGTACCGGCCCGCGCTATCCGCTGCTGCTCACGACGGGGCGCATCCTCAGCCAGTACAATGTCGGTGCGCAGACAAGGCGCACCGAGAACGTGGTGTGGCATGCCGAGGATCGGCTCGAGATCCATCCGCACGATGCCGAGCAGCGCGGCGTGCGCGACGGCGACTGGGTCCGGCTCGCAAGCCGCGCCGGCGAGACCACCTTGCGCGCGCTGATCACCGACCGCGTGGCACCGGGCGTGGTCTACACCACGTTCCATCACCCGGACACGCAGGCCAACGTCATCACGACCGAGTTCTCCGACTGGGCAACCAACTGTCCGGAGTACAAGGTCACGGCGGTGCAGATCTCGCCGTCGAACGGCCCGAGCGACTGGCAGAAGGCCTATGACGAGCAGGCGCGCAACTCCCGCCGCATCGCGCCGGTCGTGGAAGCCGCGGAGTAG
- a CDS encoding formate dehydrogenase beta subunit, which translates to MKMRIFVPRDAGAIAVGADDVVAALEQVAEQRGLPIEIIRTGSRGLYWLEPMVEVATVKGRVAYGPVSAADAASVFDAMASNGPHALRLGVADEIPWLKRQTRLTFARCGVVDPRSVESYRAHGGYKGLERALTLTSDQILADVTTSGLRGRGGAGFPTGIKWKTVAQTSADRKYIVCNADEGDSGTFADRMIMEGDPFVVIEGMTISGITVGATKGYIYIRSEYPHAVEAMNAAIAAARRAGFLGNAICGSRHEFDLEVRVGAGAYVCGEETSLLESLEGRRGIVRAKPPLPAHKGLFGRPSVINNVLSFAAIPFILDNGAKAYADFGMGRSRGTMPIQLAGNIKYGGLFETAFGVTLGDLVDDIGGGTFTGRPVRAVQVGGPLGAYFPRALFDTPFDYEAFAARDGLIGHGGVVVFDDSVDMAKQARFAMEFCAIESCGKCTPCRIGSTRGVETINKIIGGDRVAENLAVVEDLCNTMKFGSLCALGGFTPYPVMSALKHFREDFGGNLGPAPARLQAAE; encoded by the coding sequence ATGAAGATGCGGATCTTCGTTCCCCGCGATGCCGGCGCGATTGCCGTCGGTGCCGACGATGTGGTTGCGGCGCTCGAGCAGGTTGCCGAGCAGCGCGGCCTCCCGATCGAGATCATCAGGACCGGATCGCGCGGGCTTTACTGGCTGGAGCCGATGGTCGAGGTCGCAACCGTCAAAGGCCGCGTCGCGTATGGCCCGGTGAGCGCGGCGGATGCCGCTTCCGTGTTCGACGCGATGGCCAGCAACGGTCCGCATGCCCTGCGGCTTGGCGTCGCAGACGAAATTCCCTGGCTGAAGCGGCAGACCCGCCTCACCTTCGCCCGCTGCGGCGTGGTCGATCCGCGCTCGGTCGAGAGCTACCGCGCCCATGGCGGCTACAAGGGCCTGGAGCGGGCGCTGACGCTGACCTCCGACCAGATCCTGGCCGACGTCACCACCTCGGGCCTGCGCGGCCGCGGCGGCGCCGGCTTCCCGACCGGCATCAAGTGGAAGACGGTGGCGCAGACCAGCGCCGACCGCAAATACATCGTCTGCAACGCCGACGAGGGCGACAGCGGCACTTTCGCCGATCGCATGATCATGGAAGGCGACCCCTTCGTCGTGATCGAGGGCATGACGATATCAGGCATCACGGTCGGCGCCACCAAGGGCTACATCTACATCCGCTCGGAATATCCGCATGCGGTCGAGGCGATGAACGCGGCGATTGCGGCCGCCCGGCGCGCCGGCTTCCTAGGTAACGCTATCTGCGGCAGCAGGCATGAGTTCGATCTCGAAGTGCGGGTCGGCGCCGGCGCCTATGTCTGCGGCGAGGAGACCTCGCTGCTGGAGAGCCTCGAGGGTCGGCGCGGGATCGTGCGGGCCAAGCCGCCGCTGCCGGCGCACAAGGGCCTGTTCGGCCGCCCCTCAGTCATCAACAACGTGCTGTCGTTCGCCGCGATTCCCTTCATCCTCGACAACGGCGCCAAGGCCTATGCCGATTTCGGCATGGGCCGCTCGCGCGGCACGATGCCGATCCAGCTCGCCGGCAACATCAAATATGGCGGGCTGTTCGAGACCGCATTCGGCGTCACGCTCGGCGATCTCGTCGACGACATCGGCGGCGGCACGTTCACCGGACGCCCGGTGCGCGCGGTGCAGGTCGGCGGGCCGCTCGGCGCGTACTTCCCCCGCGCCCTGTTCGATACGCCGTTCGACTATGAAGCGTTTGCGGCGCGCGACGGCCTGATCGGCCATGGCGGCGTCGTGGTGTTCGACGACAGCGTCGACATGGCGAAGCAGGCGCGTTTCGCGATGGAATTCTGCGCCATCGAGTCCTGCGGCAAGTGCACGCCGTGCCGGATCGGTTCGACCCGCGGCGTCGAGACCATCAACAAGATCATCGGCGGCGACCGTGTCGCGGAAAACCTCGCCGTGGTCGAAGACCTTTGCAACACCATGAAATTCGGCTCGCTCTGCGCGCTCGGCGGCTTCACGCCCTACCCCGTGATGAGCGCACTGAAACATTTCCGGGAAGATTTCGGCGGAAATCTAGGTCCCGCACCGGCCCGTCTGCAGGCCGCGGAATAG
- a CDS encoding formate dehydrogenase subunit gamma, with translation MTSPYEPWDEARGAEIIAEHAGLEGATLVMLHALQEAFGYVPEPAIPMVAEALNLSRAEVHGVFTFYHDFRKQPAGRHVLKLCRAEACQAAGGDALAARAEAKLGVSLGNTTADERVTLEPIYCLGLCATAPSAMLDGRVVGRLDAARIDALVAEAQR, from the coding sequence ATGACATCGCCATACGAACCCTGGGACGAGGCGCGCGGCGCTGAGATCATCGCCGAACATGCCGGGCTCGAAGGCGCCACGCTGGTGATGCTGCACGCACTGCAGGAAGCCTTCGGCTACGTCCCGGAGCCAGCCATCCCGATGGTGGCGGAGGCGCTCAATCTGTCCCGCGCCGAGGTGCACGGTGTATTCACCTTCTACCACGACTTCCGCAAGCAACCGGCCGGACGGCACGTCCTGAAACTGTGCCGCGCCGAGGCCTGCCAGGCCGCCGGCGGCGATGCGCTGGCGGCGCGCGCCGAGGCCAAGCTCGGGGTTTCCCTTGGAAATACCACCGCGGATGAACGCGTGACCCTGGAGCCGATCTACTGCCTCGGGCTCTGCGCCACCGCGCCGTCGGCGATGCTGGACGGCCGCGTGGTCGGCCGGCTCGACGCGGCGCGGATCGACGCGCTGGTCGCGGAGGCACAGCGATGA